Part of the Woronichinia naegeliana WA131 genome, ATTCGCTTACAGAGTGTTTCAGACCGAACTTTTGACCTGCATCGTCAAGGTAAAATCACCGTTGAAAGCCGCATTCCTTTAACCACTCAATCCGATCTGGCCATGGCCTATACGCCTGGGGTCGGGCGGATTTGTATGGCGATCGCCCAGGAACCGGAACAGGTTTTCGCTCTGACCATTAAAGGCAATACAGTGGCAGTGGTAACAGATGGTAGTGCCGTTCTGGGTTTGGGGAACTTGGGCCCGGCGGCGGCTCTGCCAGTCATGGAAGGAAAAGCCATGCTCTTCAAAGAGTTTGCTGGAATTAATGCTTTCCCGATCTGTCTGGATACCCAGGACACGGAGGAAATTATTAAGGCCGTTAAACAGATCGCTCCCGTTTTTGGCGGTATTAATCTAGAGGATATTGCGGCTCCTCGTTGTTTTGAAATTGAAGCCCGCCTACGAGCAGAGTTAGATATTCCTATTTTTCATGATGATCAGCATGGTACCGCGATCGTTAGTTTAGCGGCCTTGATCAATGCCCTAAAGTTAGTCAATAAACCGATTGAGACTATTCGTATTGTTATTAACGGGGCTGGAGCCGCCGGATTAGCGATCGCTTCTTTACTGAAAAAGGGAGGCGCGACGGATATTTTAATCTGTGACTCTAAGGGGATTTTGTCTAAAGAACGCACCGATCTCAATCCCCAAAAAGCTGCCTATGCGGTTGAACAGTCGGGAACCCTAGTTGAAGCCATGCAAGGAGCCGATGTTTTTCTGGGGGTCAGTGCGCCTGGGGTGGTCAGTCGAGAAATGGTGCAATCTATGGCCAAAGATCCGATTGTTTTCGCCATGGCCAATCCCATTCCTGAAATTCAACCCGAATTAATTC contains:
- a CDS encoding ACT domain-containing protein codes for the protein MVNLTPNPSYSLSLRLELPNHPGALATVTQAIAEEGGSFGQISLVESNLKFIQREITVHASSEEHAEKIIEAVKVLPNIRLQSVSDRTFDLHRQGKITVESRIPLTTQSDLAMAYTPGVGRICMAIAQEPEQVFALTIKGNTVAVVTDGSAVLGLGNLGPAAALPVMEGKAMLFKEFAGINAFPICLDTQDTEEIIKAVKQIAPVFGGINLEDIAAPRCFEIEARLRAELDIPIFHDDQHGTAIVSLAALINALKLVNKPIETIRIVINGAGAAGLAIASLLKKGGATDILICDSKGILSKERTDLNPQKAAYAVEQSGTLVEAMQGADVFLGVSAPGVVSREMVQSMAKDPIVFAMANPIPEIQPELIQQDAAVIATGRSDYPNQINNVLAFPGVFRGAMDCRAQTITDNMCLAAAKAIASLVTVNTLDREHIVPSVFDKRVATTVASAVQQAARTEGIAAK